Within Clostridia bacterium, the genomic segment AAGCACTTTTTCGGCTTCGATGGCTTCAGCCACACTGCCGAAGATTACTAGGCCGGCGAGGCCATTGGCACCGCCCCCAGGCGATTCCTGATGCTTCTCCTTCTTTGCCCTGGTTTTTCTGATAGGCCACTTCATCAGGCTGCCTCCCGCATCAAAAAGCCTATGGTGGCGGCAAAGATTAAGCCGACCACTACGGCTATAGGGCCAAACTCACCCGGCCCCTTGGCGCTGGAAGCCAGTAGCCAGTTGTGGGCAAAGGCCGCCCCGGCGATCATGCCGGTGATGGTAATAGCTGCATCGGCGTCTCCCTCCGAAGCCAGT encodes:
- a CDS encoding YedE-related selenium metabolism membrane protein, producing ALIVNAATGAIHVGFANQPIAHTNTLWNFLGMVLAGLTATLLGGCPLRQTVLASEGDADAAITITGMIAGAAFAHNWLLASSAKGPGEFGPIAVVVGLIFAATIGFLMREAA